From Saccopteryx leptura isolate mSacLep1 chromosome 3, mSacLep1_pri_phased_curated, whole genome shotgun sequence, one genomic window encodes:
- the LOC136397636 gene encoding olfactory receptor 2A12-like: MWMPPVENQTWVSEFILLGFSRDPTSNRILFIVFLLLYLSSVLGNGLIVSLICLDKRLHTPMYFFLCILSLLDMGYVTTTVPQMLVHLLAHSQTISFAGCWLQMYMFSALALTESILFVVMAYDRYIAICYPLRYTVILNWGLCSRLSAGTGACGFFFSLIHTFFTMRLPYCGPNVINHYVCDGLSVRSLACMDTHLIEIVDLVISVFLAVAPLSLISASYIGIAQAILKIKSTKGRCKAFSTCASHLTVVSFFYGPASYIYMRPNSNYSPEQDKQISLFYNVFTALLNPVVYSLRNKDINGAFLKVMGWSSVAQ; encoded by the coding sequence atgtggatgcctcCAGTGGAGAACCAAACTTGGGTGTCTGAATTCATCCTGCTTGGCTTCTCCCGTGACCCCACGTCCAACAGGATCCTCTTCATTGTCTTCCTTCTGCTCTACCTGAGCTCAGTCCTGGGCAATGGGCTCATTGTCTCCCTGATCTGCCTGGACAAGCGTCTTCACActcccatgtacttcttcctctgTATCCTCTCCCTGCTGGACATGGGCTACGTCACCACCACTGTGCCCCAGATGTTGGTGCATCTTCTCGCTCATTCTCAGACCATCTCCTTTGCTGGCTGTTGGTTGCAGATGTACATGTTTAGCGCCCTGGCCCTGACTGAGAGCATTTTATTTGTAGTCATGGCTTATGACCGATACATAGCCATTTGTTACCCACTGCGTTATACAGTCATCCTCAACTGGGGCCTGTGCTCACGGCTGTCAGCTGGGACAGGGgcctgtggtttcttcttttctctgatcCATACATTCTTCACCATGCGGCTGCCATACTGTGGACCTAACGTGATCAACCATTACGTCTGTGATGGCCTCTCGGTAAGAAGCTTGGCTTGCATGGATACTCACCTCATTGAGATTGTGGACCTGGTGATAAGTGTCTTCTTGGCTGTTGCTCCACTTTCCCTCATTTCAGCCTCCTACATAGGAATTGCCCAAGCCATTCTCAAGATCAAGTCCACAAAGGGCCGCTGCAAGGCTTTCTCCACCTGTGCTTCCCACCTCACTGTGGTCTCATTCTTTTATGGCCCAGCCTCCTATATCTACATGAGGCCCAACTCTAACTATTCCCCTGAGCAAGACAAACAGATCTCTCTCTTTTACAATGTCTTCACTGCCCTGCTCAACCCTGTGGTCTACAGTTTGAGGAACAAGGACATCAATGGGGCTTTTCTCAAAGTGATGGGGTGGAGCAGTGTGGCCCAGTGA